A stretch of Armatimonadota bacterium DNA encodes these proteins:
- the nadA gene encoding quinolinate synthase NadA: MHQAPLPPEYQNLSPEETRTRIQAAKRAMGSRLVILGHHYQRDEIIEHADFRGDSYKLCKDAQRHPEAEFIVFCGVHFMAESADILTDKRVILPNLAAGCSMADMANIFQVRKCWRELHSVIGENGESGENRPEQLSPFSQSPAILPITYINSAATLKAFVGDQGGTVCTSTNAPAAVKWALEHAGKVLFFPDQHLGRNTGVKLGYDPNEDMCVWDPFKPLGGNTPETLKRAKFILWKGHCSVHQRFTVAQIEKARAEHPGVQVIVHPECPLDVVQAADCAGSTEFIIKTVSSSDPGTVWAVGTEINLVSRLAKEHGDRTVFCLDSQVCPCSTMYRIHPSFLLWALENLVSGIVVNEIMVPEEVKAPAKVALDRMLQLA; the protein is encoded by the coding sequence ATGCACCAAGCTCCGCTACCCCCCGAATATCAGAACCTCTCACCCGAGGAGACTCGGACCCGCATCCAGGCCGCGAAACGGGCTATGGGCAGCCGCCTGGTGATCCTGGGCCACCACTACCAGCGCGACGAGATCATCGAGCACGCCGACTTCCGAGGGGACAGCTACAAACTGTGCAAGGACGCCCAGAGGCATCCTGAAGCGGAGTTCATCGTGTTCTGCGGCGTGCACTTTATGGCCGAAAGCGCCGACATCCTGACCGACAAGCGCGTGATCCTACCCAACCTTGCCGCCGGTTGCTCGATGGCGGATATGGCGAACATCTTTCAGGTGAGGAAGTGCTGGAGAGAACTGCACTCTGTGATAGGTGAGAATGGTGAGAGTGGTGAGAATCGTCCGGAACAACTCTCACCATTCTCACAATCTCCAGCCATCCTCCCCATCACCTACATCAACTCGGCTGCAACACTGAAGGCGTTTGTCGGAGACCAAGGCGGAACCGTGTGTACCTCCACCAACGCGCCGGCTGCCGTGAAATGGGCTCTGGAGCACGCCGGAAAGGTGCTCTTCTTCCCAGACCAGCACCTGGGGCGGAATACCGGCGTCAAGCTGGGCTACGATCCTAACGAGGACATGTGCGTCTGGGACCCGTTCAAGCCGCTCGGAGGAAATACTCCGGAGACGCTGAAAAGGGCGAAGTTCATCCTTTGGAAAGGGCATTGCTCGGTCCACCAGCGCTTCACCGTCGCGCAGATCGAAAAGGCGCGCGCCGAGCATCCTGGAGTGCAAGTGATTGTGCATCCGGAGTGCCCGCTCGACGTGGTGCAGGCAGCCGATTGCGCCGGTTCCACCGAGTTCATCATCAAGACCGTCTCGTCGTCGGACCCTGGAACGGTATGGGCCGTAGGGACAGAGATCAACTTGGTTTCGCGCCTAGCCAAGGAGCACGGCGATCGAACGGTCTTCTGCCTGGACAGCCAGGTCTGCCCTTGCTCCACCATGTACAGAATCCACCCCTCGTTCCTTCTGTGGGCTCTGGAGAACTTGGTTTCAGGCATCGTGGTGAACGAGATCATGGTCCCAGAAGAGGTCAAGGCGCCCGCCAAGGTTGCACTCGATCGCATGCTGCAACTGGCCTAG
- a CDS encoding PEP-CTERM sorting domain-containing protein translates to MIRIKTALCAGLVCASLPSFGLTVFDFEDQALGSTSFLTSTKDGITMDVTQGGETFDVQDITSFGRPLTWKTHTLLPNTGGRTPMVANFSQSLSAVEIQSGDYFADDDLIYLEGYAGLDGTGGMVASTTFNWPASYGLPNYAGLTIYAPSGSSIRSIKFGGVGLGGNQNIYFDNIAVEAVPEPAALAALGIGAIALIRRRK, encoded by the coding sequence ATGATACGAATTAAAACTGCACTTTGTGCAGGCTTGGTTTGCGCGAGCCTGCCTTCGTTTGGCTTAACCGTTTTTGATTTTGAAGATCAGGCGCTCGGTAGCACCTCTTTTTTGACGTCCACGAAAGACGGCATCACCATGGACGTCACCCAGGGTGGCGAGACCTTCGACGTTCAGGACATCACGTCCTTTGGGCGCCCTCTGACTTGGAAGACCCACACCCTGCTGCCCAACACGGGTGGGCGCACTCCCATGGTCGCCAACTTCAGCCAAAGCCTGTCGGCGGTCGAGATTCAATCGGGGGACTACTTCGCCGATGATGATCTGATCTACCTCGAGGGCTATGCCGGTCTGGACGGCACGGGCGGAATGGTGGCCTCCACCACGTTTAACTGGCCCGCGTCCTACGGTCTTCCGAACTACGCCGGTCTGACGATCTATGCTCCGTCGGGCTCGTCGATCCGCTCGATCAAGTTCGGTGGCGTCGGTCTTGGCGGCAACCAGAACATCTACTTCGATAACATCGCGGTAGAAGCCGTGCCGGAGCCCGCCGCTCTCGCTGCGCTTGGTATCGGCGCGATCGCGCTGATCCGACGCCGCAAGTAA
- a CDS encoding cysteine synthase family protein yields the protein MRPADLLDGVGYTPVIKLREASKETGCSIFAKSEFQNPGGSIKDSIAAFIISQAEKHGELRPGMTILEVTSGNTGIALSMVGARKGYKVRIMMPKTVSQERRAMIQGFGAELELIDQLTDILAAVHETRERAKKDTNLFLPSQFSNPNNPLCHETTTGPEILAQVPGTIDAFVMGVGTGGTLMGVGRALRKESPSVRVVAVEADESAVLSGDPPGHHGIQGLADGFIPDVVNVSEIDQVVRIKTAEAIEESHRITRTEGLLVGISSGANVLGAKAVAQALGPGHTIVTMLPDRGERYLSMG from the coding sequence ATGAGGCCCGCCGACCTGCTCGATGGGGTCGGCTACACGCCGGTCATCAAGCTTCGCGAGGCGAGCAAGGAAACCGGTTGCTCGATCTTCGCCAAGAGCGAGTTTCAGAATCCGGGCGGCAGCATCAAGGATAGCATTGCGGCATTCATCATCAGCCAAGCCGAGAAGCACGGCGAGCTTCGTCCCGGAATGACCATTCTTGAAGTCACCAGCGGCAACACCGGCATCGCGCTGAGCATGGTCGGCGCGCGCAAGGGCTACAAGGTTCGAATCATGATGCCCAAGACCGTGAGCCAGGAGCGCCGCGCGATGATCCAGGGGTTTGGCGCAGAGCTTGAACTTATCGACCAGCTCACCGACATTTTGGCGGCGGTTCACGAGACGCGAGAACGGGCCAAGAAGGACACCAACCTCTTCCTGCCGAGCCAGTTCTCCAACCCGAACAACCCCCTCTGCCATGAAACGACCACTGGCCCCGAAATCCTGGCGCAGGTGCCCGGAACGATCGATGCGTTCGTGATGGGCGTCGGTACAGGGGGCACGCTGATGGGGGTTGGCAGGGCACTCAGAAAGGAAAGCCCGTCGGTGCGTGTCGTGGCGGTCGAAGCGGACGAATCGGCGGTGCTTTCCGGCGATCCTCCGGGGCACCACGGCATCCAGGGGCTGGCGGATGGGTTCATTCCGGACGTCGTGAACGTCTCAGAGATCGATCAGGTGGTGCGTATCAAAACCGCCGAAGCCATTGAGGAATCGCACCGAATCACGCGCACTGAGGGGTTGCTTGTGGGCATTTCCTCCGGCGCCAATGTACTCGGGGCCAAAGCGGTTGCTCAGGCTCTGGGGCCGGGGCATACGATCGTCACGATGCTCCCAGATCGTGGAGAGCGCTACCTGAGCATGGGGTAG